In the Streptomyces spororaveus genome, AGGCGGTGGCCCCGCTGGCGCAGGCCTTCGCGGCGGGCGCGGAGGAGGCGGCTCCGGTGGAGCAGCGGCCGACCCTGGCCGAGGGGATCGCCATCCCGGCGCCTCCGCGCGCCCGTCAGATCCTGGCGGCGGTCCGCAAGTCCGGCGGCGCCGTCGTGACCGTCCCGGACGACCGGCTGCGCGCGGCCCAGCAGGATCTGGCGCGCCGCGGCCTCTCCGTGGAGCCGACGTCCGCGGCCTGCTGGGCGGCGGTGGGCCCGTCGGCCCCCGAGGATCTCCTCCAGGGCCGCACCGCCGTGATCCCCCTCTGCGGGGCGGGCACCTAGGCCGTCTCTTCCGGATCTTGCCGGGCCCGGCCCGGCACCCCCACGTCCGTGTCGGAAATCCGCGCGCCCGGACGCACCCGGTCTGGTGAACTGGCCCCATGACCACCCACGTTGACCACGCCGCCCGGGCCGCCGCCTTCGCGGCCCTGCACACCCCCGCCGCCCCCCTCGCCCTGGCCAACGCCTGGGACGTGGCGAGCGCCCGCATCGTCGAGGCCTCCGGCGCCCCCGCCGTGGCCACCACCAGCGCCGGGGTCGCCTGGTCCCTCGGGTCCCCCGACGGCGACGCGCTCGCCCGGGACCGGGCCCTCGACCTCGTCGCCCGTGTCGTCGCGGCCGTCTCGGTGCCCGTCACCGCCGACATCGAGGGCGGCTTCGGCGCCGACCCGGCCGCGGTGGGCGAGACCGTCACCGGGGTCCTGGACGCCGGCGCGGTCGGCATCAACATCGAGGACGGCCACCGCGACCCCGCCGAGCAGATCGAGCGCCTGGCCGCGGCCCGCGCCGCGGCCGACGCCGCCGGCGTCCCGCTCTACATCAACGCCCGCGTCGACACCTACCTCCGGGGCTTCGGCGAGGACGCCACCCGCCTGGACGACACCCTCGCCCGCGCCGCCGCGTACCTCCGGGCGGGAGCCTCCGGTGTCTTCGTGCCCGGCGTCCTCGACCCGGCCACCGTCGCCGAGCTGGCCAAGGGCATCGACGCGCCGCTGAACATCCTGCTCGGCCCGGGCGCCCCGAACGTCGCCGCCTTCGGCGCCCTCGGCGTCTCCCGCGTCAGCCTGGGCTCCTGGGTCGCCGAAGCCGCGTACGCCGTGGTCCGCCGCGCCGCCGAGGAGCTGGCCTCGGAGGGCACGTACGGGGCACTCGCGCACTCCCTGCCCTACGGCGAGCTGAACGCCCTGCTCAAGAGCTGAGATATCCCGGAGCGGGCACGGTCCGGCCACCCTAGGATCCGAGCATGAGCACCTCAACCCCGGTCGACGGCAAGGCCACCGGGCCGGCCACCACCACCCGAGGCAGGATCCCCGGCGCGGTCTGGGCCGCCCTCGCCCTCGTCTACGTGGTCTGGGGCTCGACCTACCTGGGCATCCGGATCGTCGTCGAGACCATGCCGCCCTTCCTCTCCGCCGGGGCCCGCTTCATCACCGCCGGCCTGCTGCTGACGGCCGTCGTCGCCTGGCGGTACGGTCCGGCCGCGCTGCGGGCCACCCGGGCCCAGGTCGGCTCGGCGGCCCTGGTCGGGCTGCTGCTGATCCTCGGCGGGAACGGCCTGGTGGTCCTCGCCGAGACCTCGGTGCCGTCGGGCCTCGCCGCGCTGCTGGTGGCGGCGGTGCCGATGTGGGTCGTGGTGCTCCGGACGAGCACCGGGGACCGGCCCCCGCTGCGCACCCTGGCCGGGGTGCTGGTGGGTCTCGCCGGGCTCGCGGTGCTGACCAGCCCCGGGCTCAGCGGCGCGGTGCGGCTGTCGGGGGTGCTGCTGGTGGTGGCGGCTTCGGTCCTGTGGTCGCTGGGCTCCTTCACCGCGCCCCGGCTGAAGCTGCCGGCCAACCCCTTCACGGGCAGCGCCTACCAGATGTTCGCGGGCGGGACCGCCGCCGTGGTCGTCGGCCTGCTGCGCGGGGAGCACCACGGCCTGGACCCGGCGGCGTTCTCCACCGCCTCCTGGCTCGCCCTGGGCTACCTGACGGCCGTCGGCTCACTCGTCGGTTTCACGGCGTACGTGTGGCTGCTCCAGGCCGCGCCGCTGTCGCTGGTGTCCACCTACGCGTACGTCAATCCGGTCGTCGCCGTCGCGCTCGGCACGCTCGTCCTCGGCGAGGCCCTGACCTGGCCGATCCTGGTCGGTGGCGCGATCGTCGTGGCGGCGGTGGGCGTGATCGTCAGTACCGAGCGGAAGAAGTAGCGCCGGCCGCGGGGGGCGCACCGCTCAGCCCCGCGCGGCCCGCTCGTACAGGGCCTTGGCGTGCTCGTCGAACAGCGCGGCCGTGGAGTCCACGTCCGTGTCCCCGCCGCTCAGCACCCCGATCAGCCGGCCGGCCCGGTCCGGCCCGCCCCGGTCCGCGATCCAGGGGCTGCCGCTGGTCCCCGTCCAGAACCCGGCGCAGCTCATGTAGAGCATGTCGGGGTCGTCCTCGTCGTGGCGGGTCTGGGTGGTGCAGGAGACGGGCTTGTTCTGCGGGTTGTGCTCGGACTCCGGGTAGCCGACGACCGTCACGTCCCGCTCGTACCCCGAGGTCCACTCGGGCTTCGGGGCCTCGGCACCGCCGCCGACGGCGTCCTGGACGCTGCGCCCGTCCGCGTCGGGCTCGATGGTGAGGAAGGCGAAGTCGGCGGTGTCCTCGCCCCATTTCGTCCAGCGGTCGTCCACGTGGATCGACTTGACCTTCCACACCCCCAGCGGCTGGGTGCCGGCGCCCTCGCCGGAGAAGGCCGGGGCGAAGGAGAGCTCGCCGATGGCCAGGCCGTCGTGGGCCACCTCGCCCGGCTGCCCGTCCTCGCCCGCGGGGGCCACGCAGTGCGCGGCGGTGGCGACGACGTTGCCCTCGGGGCTGTCGACCACGCTCGCCGTGCACCAGTGCTCGCCGCCCGCCATGAGCACTCCGACGGTGGGGAAGGGGAGCACCGGCCGCTCGCCGGGCGCTTCGAGGAACGCGACGGCGAACACCGCCGCGACCCCCGCCGCGGCGGCCGCCGACGCCCCCTTCACCACCGTGCTCATCGCACGCCGGGATCGGGTGTCGGTCCCTTCATCACCTTGCTGATCCACTCCAGGGAGCCCTCCCTCATACCGCGCACGTACGACTTTCCGTTGTGCTCACCATCCTGGATCACCTGCAGCGAGGTGTGCACGGGGCCCTTCCCGAAGTCGTTCATGAACTTCTCGGCCTTGTCGCGGCCGCTCTCCGCGGTGCCGATCTGGAAGTTGATGTAGACGTCCGGACCGCCCGCGGCGATCAGCTTCGCGGCGAGCTTCTCCGGGTTGTCGGCGTCCATGGCCTGTGTGTTCCCCTTCCACAGCGGGGAGTCGGGGACGATGTCGACGCCGCTCGCGATGGCCGCCTTGAACCGGTCGGGGTATTTGAGGACGTGCTTGAAGGCGCCGAAACCGCCCGCCGAGGAGCCCATGAAGGCCCAGCCGTCGCGGGAGGTGAAGGTCCGGAAATTGGCCTTCGCGAAATCCGGGACGTCTTCGACCATCCAGGTGCCCATCTTGGGCTGGCCGGGGATGTCCGA is a window encoding:
- a CDS encoding isocitrate lyase/PEP mutase family protein; its protein translation is MTTHVDHAARAAAFAALHTPAAPLALANAWDVASARIVEASGAPAVATTSAGVAWSLGSPDGDALARDRALDLVARVVAAVSVPVTADIEGGFGADPAAVGETVTGVLDAGAVGINIEDGHRDPAEQIERLAAARAAADAAGVPLYINARVDTYLRGFGEDATRLDDTLARAAAYLRAGASGVFVPGVLDPATVAELAKGIDAPLNILLGPGAPNVAAFGALGVSRVSLGSWVAEAAYAVVRRAAEELASEGTYGALAHSLPYGELNALLKS
- a CDS encoding EamA family transporter → MSTSTPVDGKATGPATTTRGRIPGAVWAALALVYVVWGSTYLGIRIVVETMPPFLSAGARFITAGLLLTAVVAWRYGPAALRATRAQVGSAALVGLLLILGGNGLVVLAETSVPSGLAALLVAAVPMWVVVLRTSTGDRPPLRTLAGVLVGLAGLAVLTSPGLSGAVRLSGVLLVVAASVLWSLGSFTAPRLKLPANPFTGSAYQMFAGGTAAVVVGLLRGEHHGLDPAAFSTASWLALGYLTAVGSLVGFTAYVWLLQAAPLSLVSTYAYVNPVVAVALGTLVLGEALTWPILVGGAIVVAAVGVIVSTERKK
- a CDS encoding trypsin-like serine peptidase; its protein translation is MSTVVKGASAAAAAGVAAVFAVAFLEAPGERPVLPFPTVGVLMAGGEHWCTASVVDSPEGNVVATAAHCVAPAGEDGQPGEVAHDGLAIGELSFAPAFSGEGAGTQPLGVWKVKSIHVDDRWTKWGEDTADFAFLTIEPDADGRSVQDAVGGGAEAPKPEWTSGYERDVTVVGYPESEHNPQNKPVSCTTQTRHDEDDPDMLYMSCAGFWTGTSGSPWIADRGGPDRAGRLIGVLSGGDTDVDSTAALFDEHAKALYERAARG